From one Catharus ustulatus isolate bCatUst1 chromosome 1, bCatUst1.pri.v2, whole genome shotgun sequence genomic stretch:
- the TMEM64 gene encoding LOW QUALITY PROTEIN: transmembrane protein 64 (The sequence of the model RefSeq protein was modified relative to this genomic sequence to represent the inferred CDS: inserted 1 base in 1 codon; deleted 1 base in 1 codon) has translation MSEERKTGPGAAAAGASPGLLLPGLATSAPPFRETLPGAEREPSAGRWSPGAAAVAAAASRDSRSARAAAATAGTERAGPPPSNAAAPAARPRREAARRPAAPSSPPSPPPLPRPRPAXRPGSAAGPWRGDEGTAAPARRLRGEAGSEGAARLGGAGAGRRGGGMRGAGAAALQLLSRAVRQAAAQGARQDLGRWLSRAAGTAAGGGGSGDTIGFVPAEAAGAGGLLLGPCAEQDGLPPAELLLCQLPEPGGGGHGLAEARGWRCSCCLLGTCWYKSCLSLCVLAAVCFASLALVRQYLRDLLLWAESLDSLAGVLLFTVGFIAVSFPCGWGYILLNVAAGYLYGFVLGMGLMVFGVLVGTFVAHVACKRLLARWARARIQGSGTLSAIVRVVEGGSGLRVVCLSRLTLIPFGVQNAVFAITDLSLPNYLMASSLGLLPTQLLNSYLGTTLRTMEDVIAEQSVSGYFVFGLQIVISIGLSFYVVHRAQVELNAAIVACEMEMKTSLVKDTQPSINGSTTYCNKRTVAFSGGSVNIV, from the exons ATGTCAGAGGAGCGCAAGA cggggccgggcgctgctgccgccggaGCCTCGCCTGGCCTCCTCCTTCCCGGGCTTGCCACATCGGCACCGCCGTTCCGAGAA ACGCTTCCCGGAGCGGAGCGGGAGCCCAGCGCGGGGAGATGgagccccggtgctgccgccgTCGCTGCCGCCGCTTCCCGGGACTCGCGCTCCGCCagggccgccgctgccactgccGGGACGGAGAGAGCGGGCCCGCCGCCGTCTAACGCCGCAGCCCCGGCGGCGCGGCCGAGGCGAGAGGCGGCGCGGAGGCC CGCGgccccctcctccccgccctccccgccgccgcttccccgcccccgcccgg ctCGGCCGGGCTCGGCAGCCGGGCCATGGCGGGGCGATGAGGGAACGGCCGCCCCTGCCCGCAGGCTGCGTGGGGAGGCGGGGAGCGAAGGGGCTGCGCGGCTCGGCGGCGCTGgagccgggcggcggggcggggggatgcggggcgcgggggccgcggcgctgcagctcctctcccgGGCCGTGAGGCAGGCGGCGGCGCAGGGCGCCCGGCAGGACCTGGGCCGCTGGCTGTCCCGAGCCGCCGGGAcggcggcgggaggcggcggcagcggggacACCATCGGCTTCGTCCcggcggaggcggcgggggccggcgggctgctgctggggcccTGCGCGGAGCAGGACGGGCTGCCGCCCgcggagctgctgctctgccagctgcccgagccgggcggcggcgggcatggGCTGGCCGAGGCCCGGGGCTGgcgctgctcctgctgcctgctgggcacCTGCTGGTACAAGAGCTGCCTCAGCCTGTGCGTCCTGGCCGCCGTCTGCTTCGCCTCGCTGGCCCTGGTGCGCCAGTACCTGCGggacctgctgctctgggccGAGAGCCTGGACAGCCTGGCCGGCGTGCTGCTCTTCACCGTGGGCTTCATCGCCGTGTCCTTCCCGTGCGGCTGGGGCTACATCCTGCTCAACGTGGCCGCCGGCTACCTCTACGGCTTCGTGCTGGGCATGGGGCTGATGGTGTTCGGCGTCCTCGTCGGCACCTTTGTCGCCCACGTGGCCTGCAAGCGGCTGCTGGCCCGCTGGGCACGGGCCAGGATCCAGGGCAGCGGGACGCTCAGTGCCATCGTCCGTGTCGTGGAGGGCGGCAGCGGCCTCAGGGTGGTGTGTCTGTCGCGGCTGACGCTGATCCCCTTCGGGGTGCAGAACGCCGTCTTCGCG ATTACAGATTTATCACTACCCAACTACCTGATGGCTTCTTCCCTTGGGCTGCTGCCTACCCAGCTCCTGAACTCGTACTTGGGCACTACCTTGCGCACCATGGAGGATGTGATTGCAGAACAGAGTGTTAGTGGCTATTTTGTATTCGGTTTACAG ATTGTCATAAGCATAGGACTCTCGTTTTATGTCGTTCACCGGGCTCAAGTGGAACTCAATGCAGCTATTGTAGCgtgtgaaatggaaatgaagacATCGCTTGTCAAAGACACTCAGCCGAGCATCAATGGCTCAACCACATACTGCAACAAGAGGACAGTAGCATTCTCTGGAGGGAGTGTCAATATTGTGTGA